The proteins below come from a single Borreliella afzelii genomic window:
- the nagA gene encoding N-acetylglucosamine-6-phosphate deacetylase, producing the protein MLNFCLFNSKSVLTGNDKLDNSAVLIKDNKIFDIVTSDRLKKMDLREYQMIDTKGNYITPGLYDSHIHGFHGYGTDQCSTESILKMSEHLAQYGVVGFLPTLYPRPIDEMIQIIKACTAAIGKEKGAKILGLHLEGPFFSPEKRGAHPVSYLHEPSIKVMQKLIDAAGGIFTGSNGKRKTHIKTMTVAPELKGMRELAIFCLENNINLQAGHTNAKYENMIEGFQVGILHTTHFFNAMSKLDHRNPNAIGAVLIHGDVSCEIIADGHHIHPKLVLMLRKLKDISKIVLVTDGLTPNFQTSGKLIANGDEVYIAEDGLFHSVKSNTIAGSTLTMIQGLKNLIEFGYSLSDAVQASSYNPTRILNIDKKGLICHGYDANINVLDKDFNLKLTMIESKIIFNNL; encoded by the coding sequence ATGCTAAATTTTTGTTTATTCAACTCAAAATCCGTTTTAACTGGAAATGACAAACTAGATAATTCAGCGGTCCTAATTAAAGATAATAAAATTTTTGATATTGTAACATCTGATAGGCTTAAAAAAATGGATCTTAGAGAATATCAAATGATTGATACAAAAGGCAACTATATAACTCCCGGACTTTACGACAGCCATATTCATGGATTTCACGGTTATGGAACAGACCAGTGTTCAACAGAATCAATACTTAAAATGTCAGAGCATTTAGCACAATATGGCGTAGTAGGATTTTTACCAACTCTTTATCCAAGACCAATAGATGAAATGATTCAAATAATAAAAGCTTGTACAGCAGCAATTGGTAAAGAAAAGGGAGCTAAAATTCTAGGACTTCACCTTGAAGGGCCATTTTTTTCCCCTGAAAAAAGAGGAGCGCACCCTGTTTCTTATCTTCATGAGCCTAGCATTAAAGTTATGCAAAAACTAATAGATGCTGCTGGCGGGATATTTACAGGATCAAACGGCAAAAGAAAAACACACATAAAAACAATGACTGTTGCTCCCGAGCTTAAAGGAATGAGAGAACTTGCAATATTTTGCCTTGAAAATAATATAAACCTTCAAGCAGGACACACAAACGCAAAATATGAAAATATGATCGAAGGATTTCAAGTTGGAATACTTCACACAACCCATTTTTTCAACGCAATGTCAAAACTTGACCACAGAAATCCAAACGCAATAGGAGCAGTATTAATACACGGTGACGTTTCTTGTGAAATTATTGCAGATGGTCATCATATACACCCAAAATTAGTTTTAATGCTTAGAAAGCTTAAAGATATAAGTAAAATAGTACTTGTAACTGATGGACTTACTCCAAATTTTCAAACTTCTGGAAAACTAATTGCAAACGGAGATGAAGTTTATATTGCAGAAGATGGATTATTCCACAGCGTAAAAAGCAACACAATAGCTGGATCAACACTTACAATGATACAAGGTCTTAAAAATTTAATAGAATTCGGCTACAGTTTGAGCGATGCTGTTCAAGCAAGCTCTTACAATCCAACAAGAATTCTTAATATTGACAAAAAGGGGTTAATATGCCATGGATACGATGCAAACATCAATGTCTTAGATAAAGATTTTAATCTAAAATTAACAATGATAGAATCTAAAATAATTTTTAACAATCTCTAA
- the fliD gene encoding flagellar filament capping protein FliD: protein MVSGFFVPGLESKYNTKEIRESMLKPDKAKIDSSFKKLESLEQEKSAWQLINRKISTLNSLAKELTSLNSPFNLMSGNSSNSEVLTLSTRYGSKNETHKLIVDQIASADVFLSSNFDPKKVTIPEGEYVFLVGKKEINVKSNGNIDLLVRDINNKGKGFLSAKIVKSDKNGNSRFILQSLKEGKENKLIIKGEGLAFAKQIGILSELKTNFNPNLSDIVVNQSSSNNRLAFENNNLVLNPLSEVSIEIPEDIEITSRSKIKFEVKYFDTGLEESDSKIIFNPGEATFKDAKVDSEDSVVDLGSDLKTPLEKKYIQMNMVKISSKEGSLELPLINISNNFEEVEVDIGALSNLEEINIENKANNKVVVISNVEVFDPKNRDGYLPINAKSFAENAKIKFDGVDVERDSNVINDLVPNVTLSLKKASSDMVEAKVEPDYEGIKRILLDFIGAYNEVLAEINIVSSNEDQLGNQKSSIVEELTYLSESQKEEAYKNLGILRSEFLLKNLKSRLESIIFKPYVTSDPNFSIINQIGVFTNSISSSGGLSRYLRLDEKKFDESIRNNIDNVRELFLFDLNGDRVYDNGIAKMLGDCLSPFVTSGGVIYNKIKNYDLKIIDQKNKVEDYKKKYDDRERKIEGELNTLDFTVKRMKDQENTLKAFDFNQRNR from the coding sequence ATGGTATCAGGATTTTTTGTTCCTGGACTTGAGAGCAAATATAATACTAAAGAAATTCGTGAATCCATGCTTAAGCCCGATAAAGCCAAAATTGATTCTTCTTTTAAGAAACTTGAATCTTTAGAGCAAGAGAAAAGTGCTTGGCAGTTAATTAATAGAAAAATCTCTACTTTAAATTCTCTTGCAAAAGAATTGACCTCACTTAACAGTCCTTTTAATTTAATGTCAGGAAATTCTAGTAATAGTGAAGTTTTGACCCTGTCTACTCGATATGGATCTAAGAATGAGACTCACAAGTTAATTGTTGATCAAATAGCGTCAGCCGATGTTTTTTTGTCTTCAAACTTTGATCCTAAAAAAGTTACAATTCCAGAAGGAGAATATGTATTTTTAGTTGGCAAGAAAGAAATTAATGTAAAAAGTAATGGTAACATTGATTTACTTGTAAGGGATATTAATAACAAGGGAAAAGGCTTTTTGTCTGCAAAAATAGTAAAAAGTGATAAAAACGGGAATAGTCGTTTTATTTTGCAATCCTTAAAGGAAGGTAAAGAAAATAAACTTATTATAAAAGGGGAAGGATTAGCTTTTGCTAAGCAAATTGGCATTTTAAGCGAATTGAAAACCAATTTTAATCCCAACCTTTCAGATATTGTTGTAAATCAATCTAGTAGTAATAATAGACTTGCTTTTGAAAATAATAATCTTGTTTTAAATCCACTTTCAGAGGTGTCGATTGAAATCCCTGAAGATATTGAAATTACATCTAGGAGTAAAATTAAATTTGAAGTTAAGTATTTTGATACAGGTTTAGAAGAGTCTGATAGTAAAATTATTTTTAATCCTGGAGAAGCTACATTTAAGGATGCAAAAGTCGACAGTGAAGATAGTGTGGTTGATCTTGGATCTGATTTAAAAACTCCTTTGGAAAAAAAATATATTCAAATGAATATGGTTAAAATATCTAGCAAGGAAGGTTCCTTGGAGCTTCCTTTAATAAATATTTCAAATAATTTTGAAGAAGTTGAAGTTGATATTGGAGCTCTTTCTAATTTAGAAGAAATAAATATTGAAAATAAAGCGAATAATAAAGTAGTTGTGATTAGTAATGTCGAAGTTTTTGATCCAAAAAATAGAGATGGTTATTTGCCAATAAATGCTAAAAGTTTTGCTGAGAATGCAAAAATTAAATTTGATGGAGTAGATGTTGAGAGAGATTCAAATGTTATTAATGATTTAGTTCCAAATGTGACATTAAGTTTAAAAAAAGCTTCAAGCGATATGGTTGAGGCTAAGGTTGAGCCCGATTATGAGGGGATTAAGAGAATTCTTTTAGATTTTATTGGTGCCTATAATGAGGTTCTTGCTGAGATTAATATTGTAAGTTCCAACGAAGATCAACTTGGTAATCAAAAGTCTAGTATAGTTGAAGAATTGACTTATCTTAGTGAGTCTCAAAAAGAAGAGGCTTATAAAAATTTAGGCATTCTAAGGTCTGAATTTTTATTAAAAAATCTTAAATCTAGACTAGAATCTATAATTTTTAAGCCCTATGTTACTAGTGATCCTAATTTTTCAATAATTAATCAGATAGGAGTTTTTACTAACTCCATTTCTTCTTCTGGTGGACTTTCTAGATATTTAAGACTTGACGAGAAAAAGTTTGATGAATCAATTCGCAATAACATTGATAATGTTAGAGAACTTTTTTTATTTGACCTTAATGGTGACAGAGTATATGATAATGGGATTGCTAAAATGCTAGGAGATTGTTTGTCTCCTTTTGTGACTTCTGGGGGAGTTATTTATAATAAAATAAAAAATTACGACTTGAAGATTATTGATCAAAAAAATAAAGTTGAAGACTATAAAAAGAAGTACGATGATAGAGAAAGGAAAATAGAAGGAGAACTTAACACCTTAGATTTTACTGTTAAGCGCATGAAAGATCAAGAAAATACATTAAAGGCTTTTGATTTTAATCAGAGAAATAGATAA
- the flaB gene encoding flagellin FlaB — MIINHNTSAINASRNNAINAANLSKTQEKLSSGYRINRASDDAAGMGVSGKINAQIRGLSQASRNTSKAINFIQTTEGNLNEVEKVLVRMKELAVQSGNGTYSDSDRGSIQIEIEQLTDEINRIADQAQYNQMHMLSNKSASQNVKTAEELGMQPAKINTPASLSGSQASWTLRVHVGANQDEAIAVNIYSANVANLFAGEGAQAAQAAPVQEGAQEEGAQQPTPATAPTQGGVNSPVNVTTTVDANTSLAKIENAIRMISDQRANLGAFQNRLESIKNSTEYAIENLKASYAQIKDATMTDEVVAATTNSILTQSAMAMIAQANQVPQYVLSLLR; from the coding sequence ATGATTATAAATCATAATACATCAGCTATTAATGCTTCAAGAAATAATGCCATTAATGCTGCTAATCTTAGTAAAACCCAAGAGAAGCTTTCTAGTGGTTACAGAATTAATCGAGCTTCTGATGATGCTGCTGGTATGGGGGTTTCTGGCAAGATTAATGCTCAAATAAGAGGCTTATCACAAGCTTCTAGAAACACTTCAAAAGCTATCAATTTTATTCAGACAACAGAAGGAAATTTAAATGAAGTAGAAAAAGTTTTAGTAAGAATGAAAGAATTAGCAGTTCAATCAGGTAACGGAACGTATTCAGACTCAGACAGAGGTTCTATACAGATTGAAATAGAGCAACTTACAGACGAAATTAATAGAATTGCTGATCAGGCTCAATATAACCAAATGCACATGTTGTCAAACAAATCTGCTTCCCAAAATGTAAAAACAGCTGAAGAGCTTGGAATGCAGCCTGCAAAAATTAACACACCAGCATCACTTTCAGGATCTCAAGCTTCTTGGACTTTAAGAGTTCATGTGGGAGCAAATCAAGATGAAGCAATTGCTGTAAATATTTATTCAGCTAATGTTGCAAATCTTTTTGCTGGTGAGGGAGCTCAAGCTGCTCAGGCTGCACCTGTTCAAGAGGGTGCTCAAGAAGAAGGAGCTCAGCAACCAACACCTGCTACAGCACCTACTCAAGGTGGAGTTAATTCTCCTGTTAATGTTACAACCACAGTTGATGCTAATACATCACTTGCTAAAATAGAAAATGCTATTAGAATGATAAGTGATCAAAGAGCAAATTTAGGTGCTTTCCAAAATAGACTTGAATCTATAAAGAATAGCACTGAGTATGCTATTGAAAATCTAAAAGCATCTTATGCTCAAATAAAAGATGCTACAATGACAGATGAGGTTGTAGCAGCTACAACTAATAGTATTTTAACTCAATCTGCAATGGCAATGATTGCACAGGCTAATCAAGTTCCTCAATATGTTTTGTCATTGCTTAGATAA
- a CDS encoding ATP-binding cassette domain-containing protein, which translates to MDRVTVKIRDCYKVFSYYVDKKQISQVIKDYEDGKDRMQIYKETSIFIANANINLDVYENEILVIMGMSGCGKSTLVRCLNGIYKIDSGSILVNNMEMNAINRKDLSNLRKDKFAMVFQNFGLFPHMNVLRNVTYGLEVKHIPRKIREERAIEVLNLVGLEDSKYKYINELSGGMKQRVGIARALVVNPDILLMDEAFSALDPLIKGEMQEELLRLVAKLKKTVVFITHDLIEAFKLGHRIAFMRDGEIIQVGKPLEILANPSTDFISHFIKNLPVLNILKIKDILKDDFNLNSDIDNGLNVIIKYQDENFSLYDKALNKRYDNLVSLDLELNDEIKKIVEYLNKQDYLIIKERGTVIGYINLNEISDLLSR; encoded by the coding sequence TTGGATAGGGTTACTGTTAAAATTAGAGATTGTTATAAAGTATTTTCTTATTATGTTGACAAAAAGCAGATAAGTCAAGTTATAAAAGACTATGAAGATGGCAAAGATAGAATGCAAATTTACAAAGAAACTTCTATTTTTATTGCAAATGCCAATATTAATCTTGATGTTTATGAAAATGAAATTCTAGTTATTATGGGCATGTCGGGCTGCGGCAAGTCCACTTTAGTCAGATGTTTAAATGGTATTTATAAAATAGATTCAGGGTCTATTTTAGTAAATAACATGGAAATGAATGCCATAAATCGCAAAGATCTTTCTAATTTAAGAAAAGATAAATTTGCAATGGTTTTTCAAAATTTTGGACTTTTCCCCCATATGAATGTATTGAGAAATGTTACTTATGGACTTGAGGTTAAGCATATCCCCAGGAAGATCAGAGAGGAGCGTGCTATTGAGGTATTAAATCTTGTAGGACTTGAAGATTCAAAATATAAGTATATTAACGAACTTTCTGGAGGGATGAAACAAAGAGTTGGAATAGCAAGAGCATTAGTGGTTAATCCAGACATTCTTTTAATGGATGAAGCTTTTTCGGCACTTGATCCTTTAATTAAAGGAGAAATGCAAGAAGAGCTTTTGAGGTTAGTAGCTAAGCTTAAAAAGACAGTTGTGTTTATCACTCATGATTTAATTGAAGCTTTTAAATTGGGACATAGAATTGCTTTTATGAGAGATGGAGAAATCATTCAAGTTGGCAAACCTTTGGAAATTTTGGCTAATCCTAGCACAGATTTTATATCTCATTTTATTAAAAATTTGCCTGTTTTAAATATTTTAAAAATAAAAGATATTTTAAAAGATGATTTTAATTTAAACTCTGATATTGATAATGGTTTAAATGTTATTATTAAATATCAAGATGAAAATTTTAGCTTATACGATAAAGCCCTTAATAAAAGATACGACAATCTTGTATCTTTAGATTTAGAACTAAATGATGAAATAAAAAAAATTGTTGAATACTTGAATAAGCAAGACTATTTAATAATAAAAGAAAGAGGAACCGTTATCGGATATATTAATTTAAATGAAATTTCCGATTTATTGTCAAGATAG
- a CDS encoding ABC transporter permease, translating to MSKDFFISKIDNFFDFLVDNFSISDGVGFSKSIIFLYEKLKNLFLFVNPILLILIVCLLSFVFLKKRLVFLILPGFFFILYFNLWEASMDTIAIIFVSVFVSVILGIPIGILGGYFPRFYVFLKPILDLMQAMPPFIYLIPAIPFFGMGTASAIFATIVFAMPPVIRYTRLGIVQVSDEVIEAAKSFGSSNLRILLQVQLPLSLQSIIEGINQSIMMAISMIVIAAMVGSSGLGRTVIYSIERLNFGEGLISGLAVVIIAIILDRIMQSIFIKFSYLNTDHYGGKRENKFKRFLEMYNK from the coding sequence ATGAGTAAAGATTTTTTTATATCAAAAATAGATAATTTTTTTGATTTTTTGGTTGATAATTTTTCAATTTCTGATGGGGTAGGTTTTTCTAAAAGTATAATTTTTTTATATGAAAAGTTAAAAAATTTATTTCTTTTTGTTAACCCTATTCTTTTGATTTTGATTGTATGCTTGTTAAGTTTTGTTTTCTTGAAAAAGAGACTTGTATTTTTAATTTTGCCCGGATTTTTTTTTATTTTGTATTTTAATCTTTGGGAAGCTTCAATGGATACAATAGCTATTATATTTGTTTCCGTATTTGTTTCTGTTATCTTAGGAATTCCCATAGGTATTTTAGGGGGATATTTCCCAAGATTTTATGTTTTTTTAAAACCCATTTTAGATCTAATGCAAGCTATGCCTCCGTTTATTTACTTAATTCCTGCTATTCCTTTTTTTGGAATGGGCACAGCTTCTGCTATTTTTGCTACAATAGTTTTTGCCATGCCTCCTGTTATTAGATATACAAGGTTAGGAATTGTTCAGGTTTCAGATGAAGTAATAGAAGCAGCCAAGTCTTTTGGTAGTAGTAATTTACGTATTCTTTTACAGGTTCAGCTTCCCCTTTCTCTTCAGAGTATAATTGAAGGTATTAATCAGTCAATAATGATGGCGATATCTATGATAGTAATTGCTGCAATGGTTGGGTCGTCTGGTTTAGGCAGGACTGTGATTTACTCTATAGAAAGATTAAATTTTGGAGAGGGTTTAATATCTGGATTAGCAGTTGTGATTATAGCTATTATTTTGGATAGGATTATGCAATCCATCTTTATTAAATTCAGTTATTTAAATACAGATCATTATGGTGGAAAGAGGGAAAATAAATTTAAAAGATTTTTAGAAATGTATAATAAATAA
- a CDS encoding glycine betaine ABC transporter substrate-binding protein, with protein sequence MNFINKLFIGFCIFLIFLSCDEKKSSKNLKSVKIAYVNWGGETAATNVLKVVFEKMGYNAEIFSVTTSVMYQYLASGKVDGTVSSWVPTADKFYYEKLKTKFVDLGANYEGTIQGFVVPSYVPISSISELKGKGDKFKNKMIGIDAGAGTQIVTEQALEYYGLSKEYELVPSSESVMLASLDSSIKRNEWILVPLWKPHWAFSRYDIKFLDDPDLIMGGIESVHTLVRLGLENDDLDAYYVFDHFYWNDDLILPLMDRNDKEPGKEYRNAVEFVENNKEIVKMWVPEKYKTLFD encoded by the coding sequence ATGAATTTTATAAATAAATTATTCATTGGATTTTGTATTTTTCTTATTTTTTTGTCTTGTGATGAAAAAAAGAGTTCAAAGAATTTGAAATCGGTAAAAATTGCATATGTGAATTGGGGAGGAGAAACAGCAGCTACAAATGTATTGAAAGTTGTTTTTGAGAAAATGGGTTACAATGCGGAAATATTTTCAGTTACCACATCTGTAATGTATCAATACTTAGCGTCCGGGAAAGTAGATGGTACAGTATCTTCTTGGGTTCCTACAGCTGATAAATTTTATTATGAAAAACTGAAAACAAAATTTGTTGATCTTGGTGCAAATTATGAAGGAACTATTCAGGGTTTTGTGGTGCCAAGTTATGTTCCAATTTCTAGTATTAGTGAGCTTAAGGGCAAAGGGGATAAGTTTAAGAATAAAATGATTGGGATAGATGCTGGTGCGGGGACTCAGATTGTTACAGAACAAGCGCTTGAATATTATGGATTAAGTAAGGAGTATGAGCTAGTTCCTTCAAGCGAGAGCGTTATGCTTGCAAGTTTAGATTCTTCAATAAAGAGAAACGAGTGGATTTTAGTTCCTTTGTGGAAGCCTCATTGGGCTTTTTCTAGGTATGATATTAAGTTTCTTGATGATCCTGATTTAATTATGGGGGGAATTGAGAGTGTGCATACTCTTGTAAGGCTTGGTCTTGAAAATGATGATCTTGATGCATATTATGTTTTTGATCATTTTTATTGGAATGATGATTTAATATTACCTTTAATGGATAGAAATGATAAAGAGCCAGGCAAAGAGTATCGTAATGCAGTTGAATTTGTTGAAAATAATAAAGAAATTGTAAAGATGTGGGTTCCAGAAAAATATAAGACTTTATTTGATTAG
- the yidD gene encoding membrane protein insertion efficiency factor YidD, translating into MNIFKIFFILNYTIIFLIKIYQNTFSKLFGQQCIYKPTCSKYSIECLKKYNFLTALVLMTLRTIRCNALFKGGNDFIPKYNPISTSLKEFQKRLIK; encoded by the coding sequence ATGAACATTTTCAAAATTTTTTTTATCTTAAATTATACTATTATTTTTTTAATAAAAATTTATCAAAACACTTTTTCTAAACTATTTGGACAACAATGCATATACAAACCTACTTGCTCAAAATATTCAATTGAATGCCTTAAAAAATATAATTTTTTAACAGCATTAGTATTAATGACACTAAGAACAATAAGATGTAATGCATTATTTAAAGGAGGAAATGATTTTATTCCTAAATATAATCCTATTTCAACATCTTTAAAAGAATTTCAAAAAAGACTAATCAAATAA
- a CDS encoding TolC family protein, with amino-acid sequence MTVSFSFAEIIQISPKQAVNMALENSLDSENALYKENIKKLYKNNAWNVFIPNVNLSSTVSRNSSALSELERDYWGLGFGVAIGLSLSPSVLKRIELVMLEYENAKIERESAVRNIKLNVLKSYNQLIALKSTLKVFESQIENSKLKFEQARIAYNNGLISEIDFLDAQLKHKKSQPDLDGQIINFEKSKEIFKLLIGLDPDQDFEIIGELPEETIDFSLFNEALNFNEALEIKELNMRLKMTEKLIGSLWLDTFLPSLSLSFSYSPYRSFHENSKGFSSGFLASFSLNYGLTEIFPFSKSYTKIQDNNYQLKILQNNIESKIRNLKSSIVQKRKDIRRYKAILDASKINVELANKNYQMAFNAFNSGVIDLSKLNDIELVYKQSDLKFIEDKLNYSNSILEYKDLINSLD; translated from the coding sequence ATGACTGTCTCTTTTTCTTTTGCCGAAATTATTCAAATATCTCCTAAGCAAGCTGTAAATATGGCCCTAGAAAATAGTTTAGATTCGGAAAATGCTTTATACAAAGAAAATATAAAAAAACTTTATAAAAATAATGCATGGAATGTTTTTATTCCAAATGTTAACCTTAGTTCCACGGTTAGTAGAAATTCTTCTGCTTTGAGTGAGCTTGAGAGAGATTATTGGGGCTTAGGGTTTGGAGTTGCAATTGGACTTTCTTTGTCGCCTTCTGTTTTAAAGAGAATAGAACTTGTTATGTTAGAGTATGAAAATGCAAAAATAGAAAGGGAGAGTGCTGTTCGCAATATTAAGCTAAATGTTCTTAAGTCTTACAATCAATTGATAGCTTTAAAGAGTACTTTGAAAGTTTTTGAGAGTCAAATAGAAAATAGTAAACTTAAATTTGAACAAGCCAGAATTGCTTATAATAATGGACTAATATCAGAAATAGATTTCCTTGATGCACAGCTTAAGCATAAAAAATCTCAGCCAGACTTAGATGGTCAGATTATTAATTTTGAAAAATCAAAAGAAATTTTCAAATTATTAATAGGATTAGATCCGGATCAAGATTTTGAAATTATTGGAGAATTGCCAGAGGAGACAATAGATTTTTCTTTATTTAATGAAGCATTAAATTTTAATGAAGCATTAGAGATTAAGGAGTTGAATATGCGCTTAAAAATGACAGAGAAGCTTATTGGTTCGCTTTGGTTAGATACTTTTTTGCCAAGCCTTTCATTGTCATTTTCTTACTCTCCTTATAGATCATTTCATGAAAATTCCAAAGGTTTTTCAAGTGGATTTTTAGCATCCTTTAGTTTGAATTATGGTTTAACCGAAATATTTCCATTTTCAAAGAGTTATACAAAAATACAGGATAACAACTATCAACTAAAAATACTGCAAAATAATATTGAAAGTAAAATTAGAAATTTAAAATCCAGTATTGTTCAAAAAAGAAAGGATATTAGAAGATATAAAGCGATTCTTGATGCTTCTAAAATTAATGTAGAATTAGCTAATAAAAATTATCAAATGGCATTTAATGCTTTTAATTCGGGAGTAATAGATCTTTCTAAATTGAATGATATTGAGCTTGTTTATAAGCAAAGCGATTTGAAGTTTATTGAAGATAAATTAAATTATTCCAATTCCATACTTGAATATAAGGATTTAATAAATTCATTAGATTAA
- a CDS encoding efflux RND transporter periplasmic adaptor subunit: MNLIFNINLYFKKYFLVLVLVLVACVNKNKLDDKNINEDEESAYRFPVIAIKVKKGILSDYLSLNGDVDTKVKADIFPDTVGKITSLGIKLGAYVQKGQIVATLDPSRPGSVYLKSPVRAPISGYILNIRKKIGETVNSQSSIAVVGRIDAKQILTYVSEKYIANIKVGNDAIVEVGAYPNEKFKAKVSEISPILDSKSRTIEVYLTPIGSNLDKLIIGMFSKIKLITKRFRDVIKIPREAVIEREGKKFVFRLDLEGKSVQMLPVTVLFEIDGVVALSGEIKENDLIVVEGMSTLSDGTLINLVDTKEGLSSESNI, encoded by the coding sequence ATGAATTTGATTTTTAATATTAACTTATATTTTAAAAAATATTTTTTAGTCTTAGTTTTAGTTTTGGTTGCTTGTGTTAATAAGAATAAGCTAGATGACAAAAATATCAATGAGGATGAAGAAAGTGCTTATAGATTTCCAGTAATTGCCATAAAAGTTAAAAAGGGAATCTTGAGTGATTATTTGTCTTTAAATGGAGATGTAGATACAAAAGTTAAGGCAGATATTTTCCCAGATACTGTGGGTAAAATAACCTCTTTGGGAATAAAACTTGGAGCTTATGTTCAAAAGGGACAAATAGTTGCAACTCTTGATCCCTCAAGGCCTGGTTCTGTATATTTGAAAAGTCCAGTAAGAGCGCCAATCTCAGGATATATTTTAAATATTAGAAAAAAAATTGGTGAAACAGTTAATTCTCAGTCCAGTATAGCAGTAGTAGGAAGGATAGATGCAAAGCAAATTTTGACTTATGTGTCTGAGAAATACATTGCAAATATTAAAGTTGGAAATGATGCGATTGTTGAGGTTGGAGCTTATCCTAACGAAAAGTTTAAAGCTAAAGTTTCAGAGATATCTCCTATTTTAGATTCTAAAAGTCGCACGATTGAGGTATATCTTACACCTATTGGTAGCAATTTAGATAAACTTATTATTGGTATGTTCTCTAAGATTAAACTTATTACTAAGCGTTTTAGAGATGTAATCAAGATTCCAAGAGAAGCTGTTATTGAGAGGGAAGGTAAGAAATTCGTATTTAGGCTTGATTTAGAGGGCAAAAGTGTTCAAATGTTACCCGTTACAGTACTTTTTGAAATCGATGGTGTTGTAGCTCTTTCGGGTGAGATTAAAGAGAATGATTTGATTGTAGTGGAAGGTATGTCTACTCTTTCTGATGGAACTTTAATAAATTTGGTAGATACGAAAGAGGGTCTTTCATCTGAAAGCAATATTTAA